One window of the Bradyrhizobium sp. NP1 genome contains the following:
- a CDS encoding TIGR02300 family protein gives MAKADLGTKRICPTTGKKFYDLNKNPVISPYTGEVVPIAPVAPPRTRADTRAPAAAPADAVPETVESEELVSLEEADAEESTGKVKAVVPESEDDIEVDETIEDDEDDDSTFIADEEEGDEDVTDIIGDVGGDEET, from the coding sequence ACCACGGGCAAGAAGTTCTACGATCTGAACAAGAATCCGGTGATCTCGCCCTATACCGGCGAGGTCGTGCCGATTGCGCCGGTCGCGCCGCCGCGGACCCGCGCCGACACCCGCGCGCCTGCGGCCGCTCCTGCCGACGCCGTGCCGGAGACGGTGGAGTCCGAAGAGTTGGTGTCCCTCGAGGAAGCCGACGCCGAGGAGTCGACCGGCAAGGTCAAGGCGGTCGTTCCCGAATCCGAGGACGACATCGAGGTCGACGAGACCATCGAGGACGACGAGGACGATGATTCGACCTTCATCGCCGACGAGGAAGAGGGCGACGAGGACGTGACCGACATCATCGGCGATGTCGGCGGCGACGAGGAGACTTGA
- a CDS encoding MarR family transcriptional regulator, which translates to MARKQAGDGLLQLTNQICFAVYSTAHAFNRVYKPLLDRLGLTYPQYLVMLVLWERDGVAVKDIGDRLFLDSGTLTPLLKRLEATGLVRRTRSADDERQVLISLTAQGQALKEKARAVPQAILAASACSVAELATMKNELVALRDRLNAMMQE; encoded by the coding sequence ATGGCCAGGAAACAGGCAGGCGATGGCCTGCTGCAACTCACCAATCAGATCTGCTTCGCGGTGTATTCCACCGCGCACGCGTTCAACCGCGTCTACAAGCCGCTGCTCGACCGGCTCGGCCTGACCTATCCGCAATATCTCGTCATGCTGGTGCTGTGGGAGCGCGACGGCGTGGCGGTCAAGGACATCGGCGATCGGCTGTTCCTCGATTCCGGCACGCTGACGCCGCTGCTCAAGCGGCTCGAGGCCACCGGTCTCGTCAGGCGGACGCGCAGCGCGGATGATGAGCGGCAGGTCCTGATCTCGCTCACCGCGCAGGGTCAGGCGTTGAAGGAGAAGGCCAGGGCGGTGCCGCAGGCGATCCTCGCCGCCTCCGCATGTTCCGTGGCCGAACTCGCAACCATGAAGAATGAGCTTGTTGCCTTGCGCGACAGGCTCAACGCGATGATGCAGGAGTAG
- a CDS encoding organic hydroperoxide resistance protein, whose product MSVNVLYKTTAKATGGRDGNAATLDGALDVKLTTPKELGGAGGAGNNPEQLFAAGYAACFIGAMKFVASQGGPKVPADASVTSTVGIGPRSEGGFGLDIDLAVSLPGVPRAEAEALVAKAHQVCPYSNATRGNVDVRLKVV is encoded by the coding sequence ATGTCCGTGAATGTGCTCTACAAGACCACCGCCAAGGCGACCGGGGGCCGGGATGGCAACGCCGCCACGCTCGACGGCGCACTCGACGTCAAGCTGACCACGCCGAAGGAGCTCGGCGGGGCCGGCGGTGCCGGCAACAACCCCGAACAGCTTTTCGCGGCCGGCTACGCCGCCTGCTTCATCGGCGCAATGAAATTCGTCGCGTCGCAAGGCGGCCCGAAAGTTCCGGCCGACGCCTCCGTGACGTCGACGGTCGGGATCGGACCGCGCTCCGAAGGCGGCTTCGGCCTCGATATCGATCTTGCAGTGTCGCTGCCTGGCGTTCCGCGCGCCGAGGCCGAAGCCCTGGTCGCCAAAGCGCATCAGGTTTGCCCCTACTCCAACGCCACGCGGGGCAATGTCGACGTCCGCCTGAAGGTTGTCTGA
- a CDS encoding CaiB/BaiF CoA-transferase family protein, with product MTTETAPGAMTGLRVIDLTRVLGGPYCTQILADHGADVIKVEPPAGDEVRDWGPPFHDEDAAYFVGINRNKRSIGLDLASEGGRAVLMKLLEGADVLIENFKPGTLDKWGIGNAVLREKFPRLVHCRISGFGADGPRGGNPGYDAIIQAMTGMIAATGSKESGPMRIGVPLVDITTGLYAAIGILMALSERQKSGLGQFLETTLYETGLAIMHPHTANYFMHGKPPSLTGNEHPNLVPYSIFPTKTDDIFIGVGNDGTFRKLAKEIGKPELGTDPRFARNKDRIANREALRAELAAVFSRHEAEPLCNRLLAAGLPAGPVQKIDQALTNEHTVYRGDIISKDWYEGVASPIRMDRSKPSLRLTPPKFSQDTAEVLGEFGYSKRDIEALISEGVVCGPVRKR from the coding sequence ATGACGACTGAAACAGCCCCCGGCGCGATGACGGGCTTGCGCGTGATCGACCTGACGCGCGTGCTCGGCGGTCCCTACTGCACCCAGATCCTCGCCGACCACGGCGCCGACGTGATCAAGGTCGAGCCGCCCGCCGGCGACGAGGTGCGCGACTGGGGTCCTCCCTTCCACGATGAGGATGCGGCCTATTTCGTCGGCATCAACCGCAACAAGCGCTCGATCGGGCTCGACCTCGCCTCCGAAGGCGGGCGCGCGGTCTTGATGAAGCTGCTCGAAGGCGCCGACGTGCTGATCGAGAATTTCAAGCCGGGCACGCTCGACAAATGGGGCATCGGCAACGCGGTGTTGCGCGAAAAATTTCCGCGGCTCGTGCATTGCCGGATCTCCGGCTTCGGCGCCGACGGCCCGCGCGGCGGCAATCCCGGCTATGACGCGATCATCCAGGCCATGACCGGCATGATCGCGGCGACGGGATCGAAAGAAAGCGGACCAATGCGGATCGGCGTGCCGCTGGTCGACATCACCACCGGGCTTTACGCGGCGATCGGCATCCTGATGGCGCTCTCCGAACGGCAGAAATCGGGCCTGGGACAGTTCCTGGAGACCACGCTCTACGAGACCGGCCTTGCCATCATGCATCCGCACACCGCGAACTATTTCATGCATGGCAAGCCGCCGTCGCTGACCGGCAACGAGCATCCGAACCTCGTGCCCTATTCGATCTTCCCGACCAAGACCGACGACATCTTCATCGGCGTCGGCAATGACGGCACCTTCCGCAAGCTCGCCAAGGAGATCGGCAAGCCCGAGCTCGGCACCGATCCGCGCTTTGCCCGCAACAAGGACCGCATCGCCAACCGCGAGGCGCTGCGCGCCGAGCTCGCGGCGGTGTTTTCCCGGCACGAGGCCGAGCCCCTGTGCAACCGCCTGCTGGCGGCCGGCCTCCCCGCGGGCCCGGTGCAGAAGATCGACCAGGCGCTCACCAACGAGCACACGGTCTATCGCGGCGATATCATCTCCAAGGACTGGTACGAGGGCGTGGCGTCCCCGATCCGGATGGACCGCAGCAAGCCCAGCCTGCGCCTGACGCCGCCGAAGTTCAGCCAGGATACCGCCGAGGTGCTCGGCGAGTTCGGCTATTCGAAGCGCGATATCGAGGCGCTGATATCAGAGGGCGTGGTCTGCGGTCCCGTCAGGAAGCGCTGA
- the ugpB gene encoding sn-glycerol-3-phosphate ABC transporter substrate-binding protein UgpB, with translation MMVFRFGAAAATAFALALAASPASAVTEIQWWHAMTGGNNDLIVKLANDFNASQGNYKVVPTYKGGYADTMNAGIAAFRAGNAPAIIQVFEVGTATMMAATGAVKPVYKLMAETGEKFDPKAYLPTITGYYSTSKGEMLSFPFNSSSTVMWINLDALKKANIAEIPKTWPEVFDDAKKLKAAGYDKCGFSNAWVTWVNLEQLSAWHNVPLSTKANGLDGFDTVLEFNSPLQVKHLETLVELQKDKTYDYSGRTNAGEGRFTSGECPIFLTSSAFFGNVRSQAKFNFTNAPMPYYPDVKGAPQNSIIGGASLWVMGGKSADEYKGVAKFLAFLSDTDRQVEIHKASGYLPITRAAYEKAKDQGFYKDQPYLETPLKELTNKEPTENSRGLRLGNMVQLREVWAEEIEQALAGKKTAKQALDAAVERGNQMLRQFEKTAVH, from the coding sequence TTGATGGTTTTTCGTTTCGGTGCCGCGGCTGCGACCGCATTTGCGCTGGCGCTTGCCGCTTCACCCGCGTCGGCGGTGACGGAAATCCAGTGGTGGCACGCCATGACCGGCGGCAACAACGACCTGATCGTCAAGCTCGCCAACGACTTCAACGCCTCGCAAGGCAACTACAAGGTCGTCCCGACCTACAAGGGCGGCTATGCCGACACCATGAACGCCGGCATCGCGGCGTTCCGCGCCGGCAATGCGCCGGCCATCATACAGGTGTTCGAGGTCGGCACCGCGACCATGATGGCGGCGACCGGCGCGGTGAAGCCGGTCTACAAGCTGATGGCCGAGACCGGCGAGAAGTTCGATCCCAAGGCTTACCTGCCGACCATCACCGGCTATTACTCGACCTCGAAGGGCGAGATGCTGTCGTTCCCCTTCAACTCGTCCTCCACCGTGATGTGGATCAACCTCGACGCGCTGAAGAAGGCAAACATCGCGGAAATTCCCAAGACCTGGCCCGAGGTGTTCGACGACGCCAAGAAGCTGAAGGCCGCGGGCTACGACAAATGCGGCTTCTCCAATGCGTGGGTGACCTGGGTCAATCTGGAGCAGCTCTCGGCCTGGCACAACGTGCCGCTCTCGACCAAGGCCAACGGCCTCGATGGCTTCGACACCGTGCTGGAGTTCAACAGCCCGCTGCAGGTCAAGCACCTGGAGACCCTGGTCGAGCTGCAGAAGGACAAGACCTACGACTATTCGGGCCGCACCAATGCCGGCGAAGGCCGCTTCACCTCGGGCGAATGCCCGATCTTCCTGACCTCGTCGGCCTTCTTCGGCAACGTCAGGTCGCAGGCGAAGTTCAACTTCACCAACGCGCCGATGCCTTATTATCCCGACGTGAAGGGCGCCCCGCAGAACTCGATCATCGGCGGCGCATCGCTCTGGGTGATGGGCGGCAAGTCGGCGGACGAATATAAGGGCGTGGCGAAATTCCTGGCCTTCCTTTCCGACACCGACCGTCAGGTCGAGATCCACAAGGCGTCAGGCTATCTGCCGATCACGCGCGCCGCCTATGAGAAGGCCAAGGACCAGGGCTTTTACAAGGACCAGCCCTACCTCGAAACGCCCTTGAAGGAGCTCACCAACAAGGAGCCGACCGAGAACTCGCGCGGTCTTCGCCTTGGCAACATGGTGCAGTTGCGCGAGGTGTGGGCGGAGGAGATCGAGCAGGCGCTGGCCGGCAAGAAGACCGCTAAGCAGGCGCTGGACGCCGCCGTCGAGCGCGGCAACCAGATGCTCCGACAGTTTGAAAAGACGGCGGTGCACTGA
- the ugpA gene encoding sn-glycerol-3-phosphate ABC transporter permease UgpA, translated as MQKQSIFQSRLLPYALVAPQLAVVLIFFYWPAGQAVLQSFLLQDAFGLSTTFVWFDNYRELLSQADYFAAILRTFTFSFAIAVTSLSLALLFAVMADKPMRGGTLYRTLLIWPYAVAPPVVGVLWVFMLHPSLGILARGLQAMGVDWNPLLDGDQAAALIILAAAWKQISYNFLFFLAGLQSIPKSVLEAAAIDGARPMRRFWTVTFPLLSPTIFFLLVVNIVYAFFDTFGIIDTMTRGGPAKATETMVYKVYVDGLLGGNLGGSAAQSVILMVIVIMLTAIQFRFVERKVTY; from the coding sequence ATGCAGAAGCAATCGATCTTCCAGTCACGTTTGCTCCCCTACGCGCTGGTCGCGCCGCAGCTCGCGGTCGTCCTGATCTTCTTCTATTGGCCGGCAGGCCAGGCAGTGCTGCAATCCTTCCTGCTGCAGGATGCGTTCGGGCTGTCGACGACCTTCGTCTGGTTCGACAATTACCGTGAACTGCTGAGCCAGGCCGATTACTTCGCCGCGATCCTGCGCACCTTTACGTTCTCCTTCGCGATCGCGGTTACCTCGCTGTCGCTGGCGCTGCTGTTCGCCGTCATGGCCGACAAGCCGATGCGCGGCGGCACGCTGTACCGCACGCTGCTGATCTGGCCCTATGCGGTCGCCCCGCCCGTGGTCGGCGTGCTCTGGGTGTTCATGCTGCACCCCTCGCTCGGCATTCTCGCGCGCGGGTTGCAGGCGATGGGTGTCGACTGGAACCCGCTGCTTGACGGCGACCAGGCGGCGGCCCTGATCATCCTGGCGGCGGCCTGGAAGCAGATCTCCTACAATTTCCTGTTCTTCCTCGCCGGCCTGCAAAGCATTCCCAAAAGCGTGCTCGAGGCCGCCGCGATCGACGGCGCGCGCCCGATGCGGCGGTTCTGGACCGTCACCTTCCCGCTGCTGTCGCCGACCATCTTCTTTCTGCTCGTCGTCAACATCGTCTACGCCTTCTTCGACACCTTCGGCATCATCGACACCATGACGCGCGGCGGCCCGGCCAAGGCCACCGAAACCATGGTCTACAAGGTCTATGTCGACGGCCTGCTCGGCGGCAATCTCGGCGGCTCGGCGGCGCAGTCGGTCATCCTGATGGTGATCGTGATCATGCTGACCGCGATCCAGTTCCGCTTCGTCGAGCGCAAGGTGACCTACTGA
- the ugpE gene encoding sn-glycerol-3-phosphate ABC transporter permease UgpE has product MVEREGIRRYVAHLILWIGIAIVAFPVYLAFVASTQDNAVIANGQMSLLPGGHFLETYYKTIFVGTSGSTREPVGTMLFNSFVMAMLIALGKIAISIISAYAIVYFRFPFRMTIFWLIFITLMLPVEVRIYPTYKIVADLHLLDSYAGLALPLIASATATLLFRQFFMTVPDELLEASRIDGAGPFRFFWDTLLPLSRTNMAALFVILFILGWNQYLWPLLITTRDDMQTVQIGIRKMITTTDALTEWPVVMATAVLAMLPPVFVVVVMQKLFVRGLVETEK; this is encoded by the coding sequence ATGGTGGAACGCGAGGGCATCCGCCGCTATGTCGCCCACCTGATCCTGTGGATAGGGATCGCGATCGTGGCGTTTCCGGTCTATCTCGCCTTCGTCGCCTCGACCCAGGACAATGCCGTGATCGCCAACGGGCAGATGTCGCTGTTGCCCGGCGGGCATTTCCTCGAAACCTACTACAAGACGATCTTCGTCGGCACCAGCGGCTCGACCCGCGAGCCGGTCGGCACCATGCTGTTCAACTCGTTCGTGATGGCGATGCTGATCGCGCTCGGCAAGATCGCGATCTCGATCATCTCGGCCTACGCCATCGTCTATTTCCGCTTTCCCTTCCGCATGACGATCTTCTGGCTGATCTTCATCACCTTGATGCTGCCGGTCGAGGTGCGCATCTACCCGACCTACAAGATCGTCGCCGACCTGCATTTGCTCGACAGCTATGCAGGGCTTGCGCTGCCGCTGATCGCGTCGGCTACCGCGACGCTGCTGTTCCGCCAGTTCTTCATGACCGTGCCGGACGAGCTGCTGGAGGCGTCCCGCATCGACGGCGCGGGCCCGTTCCGCTTCTTCTGGGATACGCTGTTGCCGCTGTCGCGTACCAACATGGCGGCGCTGTTCGTGATCCTGTTCATCCTTGGCTGGAACCAGTATCTCTGGCCGCTTTTGATCACGACCCGCGACGACATGCAGACCGTTCAGATCGGCATCCGCAAGATGATCACGACCACCGATGCGCTCACCGAATGGCCTGTGGTGATGGCGACCGCCGTCCTTGCGATGCTGCCGCCGGTCTTCGTCGTGGTGGTGATGCAGAAGCTGTTCGTGCGCGGGCTGGTCGAGACGGAAAAATGA
- a CDS encoding sn-glycerol-3-phosphate import ATP-binding protein UgpC — translation MANVTLRNVRKTYPGGLEAIKGVDFEVGDGQFCVLVGPSGCGKSTLLRMVAGLETITSGEIDIGGRIVNTVEPAERDIAMVFQNYALYPHMSVYNNMAYGLRNRGMAKGEIDTRVQEAARILELSAMLERKPRQLSGGQRQRVAMGRAIVRQPKVFLFDEPLSNLDAKLRIAMRVEIRKLQRRLNTTSIYVTHDQLEAMTLADMLVVMNAGQVEQIGPPLAIYQKPATTFVAAFIGAPPMNLIALPDGTIQLPDPGAEAGILGVRPEDLQLANGSAPDGGVAFDLTVEAIERVGAETYVYGLRAAERDRPAAVSARPGELPPGEILVRIPGQSGPAIGERIRAVAPRDKLHLFSADGRRRVGL, via the coding sequence ATGGCTAACGTCACCCTCCGTAATGTCCGCAAGACCTATCCGGGCGGGCTCGAAGCCATCAAGGGCGTCGATTTCGAGGTCGGCGACGGCCAGTTCTGCGTGCTGGTCGGCCCCTCCGGCTGCGGCAAGTCCACGCTTCTGCGCATGGTGGCGGGGCTCGAGACCATCACGAGCGGCGAGATCGACATCGGCGGGCGCATCGTCAACACGGTCGAGCCGGCCGAGCGCGACATCGCCATGGTGTTCCAGAACTACGCGCTCTATCCGCATATGAGCGTCTACAACAACATGGCCTATGGCCTGCGCAACCGCGGCATGGCCAAAGGCGAGATCGACACCCGCGTGCAGGAAGCGGCGCGCATCCTGGAGCTGTCCGCGATGCTCGAGCGCAAGCCGCGCCAGCTCTCCGGCGGCCAGCGCCAGCGCGTCGCGATGGGCCGCGCCATCGTGCGGCAGCCCAAGGTGTTCCTGTTCGACGAGCCGCTCTCCAACCTCGACGCCAAGCTGCGCATCGCGATGCGCGTCGAGATCCGCAAATTGCAGCGCAGGCTCAACACGACGTCGATCTACGTCACCCACGATCAGCTCGAGGCGATGACGCTGGCCGACATGCTGGTCGTGATGAACGCCGGCCAGGTCGAGCAGATCGGCCCGCCGCTCGCCATCTACCAGAAGCCGGCGACCACCTTCGTCGCGGCCTTCATCGGCGCGCCGCCGATGAACCTGATCGCGCTGCCCGACGGGACAATCCAGCTTCCAGATCCCGGCGCCGAGGCCGGCATTCTCGGCGTCCGCCCCGAGGACCTCCAGCTCGCCAACGGCAGCGCGCCCGACGGCGGCGTGGCATTCGACCTGACGGTGGAGGCGATCGAACGGGTCGGCGCCGAGACCTATGTGTACGGCCTGCGCGCCGCCGAGCGCGACCGGCCGGCGGCGGTCAGCGCCAGGCCCGGGGAACTGCCACCGGGGGAAATCCTGGTCCGTATTCCCGGGCAGAGCGGGCCCGCAATCGGCGAGCGCATCCGTGCGGTCGCGCCGCGGGACAAGTTGCATCTGTTCTCGGCCGACGGCCGGCGGCGCGTCGGCCTTTAA
- a CDS encoding Hsp20 family protein, translating into MSRVPTLSSPFLLGFDEIERVLDRVVKGADGYPPYNIERCERSNGQPERLRITLAVAGFTRDQLDVTIEENQLVIRGRQQEEKARQYIHRGIAARHFQRTFVLAEGMLVLGADLKNGLLSIDLARPEPEKVVKTIAINEHE; encoded by the coding sequence ATGTCTCGTGTTCCTACGTTATCCAGTCCGTTCCTGCTTGGATTTGACGAAATCGAGCGCGTGCTCGATCGCGTCGTCAAAGGCGCCGACGGCTACCCGCCCTACAATATCGAACGGTGCGAGCGGTCCAACGGCCAGCCCGAACGGCTGCGAATCACGCTGGCGGTGGCGGGATTTACCCGCGACCAACTCGATGTAACGATTGAGGAAAACCAGCTCGTGATCCGCGGCCGGCAGCAGGAGGAAAAGGCCCGGCAATACATCCATCGCGGCATTGCGGCGCGCCACTTCCAGCGCACCTTCGTGCTCGCGGAAGGCATGCTGGTGCTGGGCGCGGATCTGAAGAACGGGCTGTTGTCGATCGATCTGGCCCGGCCGGAGCCGGAGAAGGTCGTTAAGACAATCGCTATCAATGAACACGAATAA
- a CDS encoding DUF1150 domain-containing protein yields MTEGNVALEPPVSLEALATLGEGHIAYVKQIRSEDVPSLFPQAPKIAPGLKLFALHAADGTPIMLTDSREAAVANAWSNELQAVSVH; encoded by the coding sequence ATGACTGAAGGTAATGTTGCGTTGGAACCGCCCGTCTCGCTGGAGGCGCTGGCTACCTTGGGCGAGGGTCACATCGCCTATGTGAAGCAGATTCGCTCCGAGGACGTGCCGAGCCTGTTTCCGCAGGCGCCGAAGATCGCGCCGGGCCTGAAACTGTTCGCCCTGCACGCCGCGGACGGCACGCCGATCATGCTGACCGACTCACGCGAGGCCGCGGTCGCGAATGCCTGGAGCAACGAGCTGCAGGCCGTCAGCGTGCACTGA
- a CDS encoding AMP-binding protein has protein sequence MRLIDYLDKGASLGADAPCLTMDGRDLSYADVQRLSYRVARGLDRSGVAADDKVAILSGNDPVAFACVFGISRAGAVWCPINPRNEAAENRFILDEFDCGLLLFHSSFAPMVEQMRDQLPKLRALVCLDAELPSAPSFERWLTGLDDSAWQRDPVDDLAMIPGTGGTTGKPKGVMLSGRNLEAMTALTLMGYPFAGRPIYLALAPLTHAAGVLCFPIMTLGGRIVIMHHPDIGEFLDLIGRYRVTHTFLPPTVIYMLLDHPKLDAADLTSLQCFWYGAAPISAARLAEALRRIGPMAQLFGQTEAPMMISMMPPAAHYNADGSIAVGRLSSAGRVSPLVQVGIMDKSGRLLPTGERGEIVVRGSLVMDGYYKNPQATAEASAFGWHHTGDVGYLDGDNFLYIVDRAKDMIITGGFNVYSVEVENALRAHEAVQDCAVVGLPDDKWGERIVAVVQLRAGRIADTDALAAFVKARIGSVKTPKQIEIWDDLPRSKVGKVTKPDIRARLLGVAATTAGKG, from the coding sequence GTGCGGCTGATCGATTATCTCGACAAGGGCGCCTCACTGGGTGCGGATGCGCCGTGCCTGACCATGGACGGCCGTGACCTCAGCTATGCCGACGTGCAGCGCCTCAGCTACCGGGTCGCACGCGGGCTTGATCGATCCGGCGTGGCCGCAGACGACAAGGTTGCGATCCTCTCCGGCAACGACCCGGTCGCCTTTGCCTGCGTGTTCGGTATTTCCCGCGCCGGCGCGGTCTGGTGCCCGATCAATCCGCGCAACGAAGCCGCGGAGAACCGGTTCATCCTCGACGAGTTCGACTGCGGCCTGCTGCTGTTCCATTCGAGCTTTGCGCCGATGGTCGAGCAGATGCGCGACCAGTTGCCGAAGCTTCGGGCGCTGGTGTGCCTCGATGCCGAACTGCCCTCCGCCCCGTCCTTCGAGCGCTGGCTCACCGGCCTCGACGACAGCGCCTGGCAGCGCGATCCGGTCGACGATCTCGCCATGATCCCCGGCACCGGCGGCACCACCGGCAAGCCCAAGGGCGTCATGCTGTCCGGTCGCAACCTCGAGGCCATGACGGCGCTGACCCTGATGGGCTATCCCTTCGCGGGCCGCCCGATCTACCTGGCGCTGGCGCCGCTGACGCATGCCGCCGGCGTGCTCTGCTTCCCGATCATGACGCTTGGCGGGCGGATCGTGATCATGCACCACCCCGATATCGGGGAATTCCTCGACCTGATCGGCCGCTACCGGGTCACGCACACCTTCCTGCCGCCGACCGTGATCTACATGCTGCTGGACCATCCCAAGCTTGACGCGGCGGACCTGACGTCACTGCAATGTTTCTGGTACGGCGCGGCACCGATCTCGGCAGCACGGCTCGCCGAAGCCTTGAGGCGTATCGGCCCGATGGCGCAGTTGTTCGGGCAGACCGAAGCGCCGATGATGATCTCGATGATGCCGCCGGCGGCGCATTACAATGCCGACGGCTCGATCGCCGTCGGCCGCCTGTCCTCCGCGGGCCGGGTCTCACCGCTGGTTCAGGTCGGCATCATGGACAAAAGCGGCAGGCTGCTGCCGACCGGCGAGCGCGGCGAGATCGTGGTGCGCGGCTCCCTTGTCATGGACGGCTACTACAAGAACCCGCAGGCCACGGCGGAGGCCTCCGCCTTCGGCTGGCACCACACCGGCGACGTCGGCTATCTCGACGGCGACAACTTCCTCTACATCGTCGATCGCGCCAAGGACATGATCATCACCGGCGGCTTCAACGTCTATTCGGTCGAGGTGGAAAACGCGCTGCGCGCCCATGAGGCGGTGCAGGACTGCGCGGTCGTAGGCCTCCCTGACGACAAGTGGGGCGAGCGGATCGTCGCGGTGGTGCAGCTGCGCGCCGGCCGCATCGCCGATACCGATGCGTTGGCAGCCTTTGTCAAGGCGCGGATCGGCAGCGTGAAGACGCCAAAGCAGATCGAAATCTGGGATGACCTTCCGCGATCCAAGGTCGGCAAGGTGACAAAGCCCGACATCCGCGCACGGCTTTTGGGCGTCGCGGCGACAACCGCCGGCAAAGGCTGA
- a CDS encoding DUF5938 domain-containing protein, protein MSEKKPVVVYGVSGYTGRLVCEYLREYNIPFIAAGRDGTKVKAVVEKIPGIDTVEHEVVQVEHTVEALTKLFKGSRVVSNMVGPFIKYAPEVVEAALQAGCHYTDTTGEQDWVLMAQERWGAQFAQKGLLLSPNLAQMYTTGEIAANICLETPGLDTLDILVFWKGFPTYASTQTIFTILKANWYYLEQNKYAEWDVTARADVVVPGQHETAIAVPWGGTAHPVWFKNDPRVANCKVLGGVLARPVMEGVVQTTQMVKEKIKPLPPAEQEKALADIAATLQASMPPRENPRINTSIDSVHASGPLGRAHCVIHGNCNYKQTGMLQAYAAYVLLQQPPKRVGFASGCQAFGHRELLGQLRSFGLVMNPILTVHA, encoded by the coding sequence ATGAGCGAGAAGAAACCCGTCGTCGTCTATGGCGTGTCCGGCTATACCGGCCGCCTCGTCTGCGAATATTTGCGCGAGTACAACATTCCCTTCATCGCCGCCGGCCGCGACGGCACCAAGGTCAAGGCGGTGGTGGAGAAGATTCCCGGCATCGACACCGTCGAGCACGAGGTCGTGCAGGTCGAGCACACGGTCGAGGCGCTGACCAAACTGTTCAAGGGCTCCAGGGTCGTCAGCAACATGGTCGGCCCGTTCATCAAATATGCCCCTGAGGTGGTGGAGGCCGCGCTGCAGGCCGGCTGTCACTACACCGACACCACGGGCGAGCAGGATTGGGTGCTGATGGCGCAGGAACGCTGGGGCGCCCAGTTCGCCCAGAAGGGCCTGCTGCTGTCGCCGAACCTGGCGCAGATGTACACGACCGGCGAAATCGCCGCCAATATCTGCCTGGAAACGCCGGGTCTCGACACGCTCGACATTCTGGTGTTCTGGAAGGGCTTTCCGACCTACGCCTCGACGCAGACCATCTTCACCATCCTCAAGGCGAACTGGTACTATCTCGAGCAGAACAAATATGCCGAATGGGACGTCACCGCGCGCGCCGATGTCGTGGTGCCCGGCCAGCACGAGACCGCGATCGCGGTGCCGTGGGGCGGCACGGCGCACCCGGTCTGGTTCAAGAACGATCCGCGTGTCGCCAACTGCAAGGTTCTCGGCGGCGTGCTTGCCCGTCCTGTCATGGAAGGCGTGGTGCAGACCACCCAGATGGTGAAAGAGAAGATCAAGCCGTTGCCACCGGCAGAGCAGGAGAAGGCGCTTGCCGACATCGCGGCGACGCTGCAGGCCTCGATGCCGCCGCGCGAGAATCCGCGCATCAACACCTCGATCGATTCGGTCCACGCTTCCGGACCGCTCGGCCGTGCCCATTGCGTGATCCACGGCAATTGCAATTACAAGCAGACCGGCATGCTGCAGGCCTACGCCGCTTACGTGCTGCTGCAGCAACCACCGAAAAGGGTCGGCTTTGCCTCCGGCTGCCAGGCGTTCGGACATCGGGAGTTGCTCGGGCAATTGCGCAGCTTTGGCCTCGTGATGAATCCGATCCTGACGGTCCATGCGTGA